TAAACTTTGCATCTGTTGTACACAGTATAGCAGACTTGTATATTCTGGGATAAAAACAATTTatctgaattttgtgtatttacATGACAAGGGATTGTGACGACACTGGTTGAGTTGCATGATGGGAAGGGACATGCACAAGAGGATTATACCAGAGATTACTTTCAGACTTGCTCTAAGCTGCTATCAATTTTACTGCAACTAAGTTAGAATAGTTTAATCAAGAAAGGGGGGTGGGGTGGTTTACAGGTCATACGTGTTATTTGGAAGGGTACTCGAGCTACAATGTCAGGTTTTATACTAAGATTTGAAGAAAGGAAAGGTGGGTATGGCCAGATAGGCACTACAGTATTGCACGGGATACAGTGTAAGGTGCTGTATGAATTGGCATGCAGAGTGAGGTCAAAGGGTGTGATGCGAGTGCAAAGAACTATGGGTAATCTGAGGTGTAGGAGAATATGATATCTGGTTCAATGCTGTACAAAGCAACATGAACCAATGAATTGCTTTGCAGATTGCATTATACTGTTTTTAAGTTAGAAAGTTTTACGCTGTAAATAAGTTTTACAAATCTTTTCCATACGTATGATCATGATTTCAGTAAATTCAGTATTCTACATGATTGATAATGACATTAACAACAATGGTCAAATGCTATAGGTCATTGTTAGGTCATCATCATATATCTTTGAACAAAAATATCTACATGTTCAATGTTTGAACTCAACCACCATCCAGTGTACTGGTCTAGTATCACCATGGTGTATACTGGTCCAATATATATCCATTGTGTACCGGTCCAGTATGACCATAGTGTACTGGTCCAATATAACCATTGTGTACTGGTCCATCACCATAGTGTACTGGTCCAGTATGACCTGGTCCAGTATCACCATAGTGTACTGGTCCAGTATCACCATAGTGTACCGGTCCAGTATCACCATAGTACCGGTCCAGTATCACTATAGTGTATACTGGTCCAGTATGAACTGGTCCAGTATCACCATAGTGTACTGGTCCAGTATGAACTGGTCCAGTATCACATAGTGGCTGACTGTGGACACAAAAGTGTCAGAGtgcaatgaaaaacattttttcagtaactGCAGAAAGTTACAACACATTTTACTGCAAATCAATCATCTATCTAATATTCTTAGTATTTTGCTTTGAACCAGCTATCCATGACATCaaaagtgcaacattttactactTACAGCATTAACATTAAAGTTGTCTGAAATCTCCAACATGTGAAATTAATTACAGTtggaaagtacatgtacaaaacTACGGCCCAGGGGAATTGACAAATAATCATTATACCAATGCCTTCTGGAGACAGGCTGTCAAGAGCattattttgttggttttaacatcatttttgttttcataaatttcagaGATAGCATTTCATCCATTTTTTCAACACAGTATTTATTGTTCAGTAAGGTGTTGTACTCtggaggtcaagggtcataCAGCAAATGatactttgaaataaaacacatttttgaaagaaCTAATATTCACTCAGGTTCAGTTTCATTTCATGACTTGTGACACTTTAACTGCAAAAATGAAGTGAAATCACAACACTGCCCTACAGGAATTGGCTGCAAGTCCTAAGAAAATTAATAATATCATTGGATACAGATTGACACTCCTTTTAAACAGTTTTAGATAGGTGTAACAGTGAAAtggaccaatcacagacaatcTTTTAAAAGCTGCAGCTAGCCTTATATATAGCAGTGTTTTCAACCTCTTCAATGATAAATCAATCACCACAGGTTCATTTGTGCCTTAATTGCACtccaattttctttgtttcagGTCATGTGTCATTTCAAAAGTAACAGACAGGGCCATAGAAATGACAAAAGGGTGtgacaaaatgtcttcaatGAATGCATTATACTAacaaaaattttggaaaaactttacaaattccaaaaaataaaaatgtgaccCAGGAGTGAATATTAATCCTTGTACAAACACAGCAATCACATGCATAATATGTTACATGCTATTGTAAAAGATACAATATCCTCATTGTTACCTTGTACAAATTATGTTTCCCTAATTTACCCTTAGCATCACCGATAGCTCACTGTGATCCTATCCCTATTAGTGAATGACATGCACAGTAGAACTTGCAAAAGAGGTGTTAGTGCAAGACTTGAGTTCAAAGGTTAAAGTTGACAAGGTTAGACCACATcacagcaaaaacaaaaaacaccagTCCCAGTTATGTTGCTTTTCACGGCACACTCTTGTCCACTACTTACAAGTAGGCAGATTGTTTCTTGAACTGCTCCTCAGCTTTGACAGGTAACATGAAATAGTCCACCCGCTGCATGGTTCCAGTACGGTCTTTGTAATGTTCACGGTGCTGTTGTGCAAGCTGTAATATTGCAAGGCATATTTAATATGGTTATAAGATTCAACTCAATGAGTGATATTTTGACTAAAACATAGTTGCCACTTCATTAAAGTGTAAGCAAATTTCATTCTTATTCACTGATGTATTTTCTTAAAGGGCCACTAATGCTAACTTCTGATagtattttcactttttaaattttggatGTGAACCATAAATtcattgttctactccccaaagcatgctgatatacacagtatccagcttgtcaactcagccaatacgtttgtaaactgcattgttttgttgaaaagtgacttctggtctagactagaattcaaatataaacaataacaatgcattttacacatacaaaggctaagttgacaagctaaatagtgggtgtttcaacattctttggggaacAGAATAAGATGTTGCAATTGATCAATaagtaaaaacaatgaaaaaatcatcaaaagtcagCGTTACTGACTGGCCCTTTAACATGAGTGACAAAACTTCCATAACATGCCTGCAATTCTTTTGATTAACAGTGGTTCaatgttgtaatataattcCTTGTCAGTTTTCGGtaagattttcataaaattcatagaaattaaTTGTATGGCATTGTGTGTTACTTGCTTATGTCTCTTTTCTTCAGTTTATTACATAAACCAATGTCAATCCTCAGATCAGGTGTGATACAGTgcatttcacctaggtaccgtaACTCAgtgtatgagacggacacatttcaccaacaacacaaacgattagcttgggtatcacgacacatttgaaagtcaccgactcattgattaattagAGTAAACCAGCATGAGGCACTCcactctgtctagactgagagatacacttgatctacaatgtgtggctttttagttagtttttgttgagaataccttcacctcttgaactcttagctgaaattgtaaaagaaacagctacattgtagatcaagtctagtcaactgtttatctctcagtccagACAGTGGCtcccccatgctggtttactgtaattaatcaacaggtcggtggctttgaaatgtgtccgtgatacccaagctaatcgtgtgttttgtggattgtgtccgtctcatagcTGAGTTGGGGTACCTAGGTAAAACACACTTTATTTGTGTGCTGGTTGTGTTTGCATTGCAACACTCTCAATAATTATTAGCTGACATTTCGCTGCATTTAAATATTCATTGTCAAGATGCTAATAAAATGCTGAACAGTACAGAGATATCCATGCACGAAAACAAATGATTATTCATGTGAAATACAGCATTATGCAAACCACACTTTGTAATGTACACCATCAgtacttaaagaggcactcccacttggtaacatttttaaaacacatgttcttaatgccaacggtcgatatttgaggtggcgactgcgcgcggatcgcgagatatcgataaaaacatgtcatttcccgagcatatttttcatatccggaagttttacgatcgtttctgattatgacccaaaatcccccgaaggtttgttgttgtgccgattgacgatattctggggagtccataataagttcgaacgatgcaattttacctcccactgcgaagactttaggcctatatacagcattatgccttcactTGAGGTaagcttttttaaaacttctccttagtttttgtcgttttcattattctcaatcagttctattatatttttaaccaataccacatagatatcagtttttacatgtaaaatattatccGCTTctaatgactacattttgtcgtctgccacacagttgcgtgtggttcgatacaaagtggccgccgcgtggtatgcgtgcataacacgcggcggccgctatgtatcaaccgcacgtatctgtgctagtcacctatgcgaattctggtggaattagcaaactttgttttccgttttttctccgagtcagtaagactcagctttcccccacggggcatgaccgatcaccgatgcGGGTAGTACTGTGGTGTACAGCAGCGTtagtgtagactcgtactccatagcttagttgacaatgaccCCAGTGCCGAatgttcgatgttcggaagctgaatttaggtgggccaccggaattcaaacttttacttctttgaggacatgtttttattgatatcttGCGATCCGCGcggtcgccacgtcaaatatcgaccgttggcattaaaaaaatgtgtttaaaaaatgttaccaagtgggagtgccactttaacatccaccattgaaataatttcaagtcaacacaacaatcaaataacattttatttttgtatagcagtCACAGGTTGTAGACATTTTATAGTGCAATACATTTTGATCTTGTTGGCCTCATTTACTGAATCATTATAATTTCTCCAGGgcctgttttttttatttatttatttatttattttaattcagtaggctttgaccAGAAGCCTGGATGGAATGCATAGGTGACCATTACCTTTTAAAAAGCATCCCtctacaaacatacaaaaacagtaaataatttcaataaagaaataaaaaaaagaaaaccaaaaaagaaaaccaaaacaaacaCTAAGCAAAGAGTATACAAGCCCGTTAACTATATTGTTATTGCAGGGATCAAGCGATAACCTGAAAAAATTGAATCGCTAAAGGGTATGAGAATATTACCGTATCAAATTTGGAAAGGTCTTCCTCTCTATCATACTGAAGGTTACTCAGTTGATACTTTGGTGCTGTTCTGTATCGTTCCCTGGTACGATCCCTGGCACTCATCACCAAGTCCGGATTATGTGAGTATATCGTTGGGAATTGTCCACCTGTGCTGTAATTACTTTTGCTGTTGTTCAGGGTCGCTGACCTGTAGTCCTGGAAATACTTGGCTGTGGCATGGCCATAGGTCTCGCCGTAGTCAAACTTTGTGGTAGGGCAATGACCTTTGTACCTAAGGGTGGGAAATGGATGCAGTACATGCAACACAAACATTGGTTAAATCAAACTGATGAAGAAAGCACCAAAaattagtttttaaaattttgaacctAAGAATGTTGGCCAGCTCAGTCTATAATCTATAAACCCACCTAGCAGTGTCATGGAAAAAAAAGACACTGACAGCGAACTcatccaatctgattaaaatctggTGTAGAGATGGGTCAGTCTTTTACGCTATCGtgttactgtttttttttctgtggtcCTCCCCTAAGACCCTAACATCATAGCATAAAAGACCCATCCATCTCTACATCAGATTTAATCAGATTGGGAACTCATTTTAATCTATATACTTATGGTGTTACATAGCCATGTACCCCGTGAATGAAATATAAAAGTTTGCCTTAAAGTCTGATTTGTGAATCGAAACCACCTTACTGGTAAATGCCACAAATTACGGACTTCATTGATGAGTGATAAGACAAGTActaatacagcatacaaaaaaaaAGAGTGTTAGCATacagagtaaaacattttacacaatatcaGTACAGACTATTTTTGGGAGGCTTTAATAGAGTTCAAATGATTAATGAGAATTCATATCTGTAAATCAAATACCAGTCTGTTTTACAATGAACACTTAGTGAGAAATGATCTTCTTCTTATACTATGAATTAACAATGTTTAGGTCTGTATGAATTTTTCACCCTAACCCTCTCCCTATACTTTACATGCAGACTGTGATCTGAAATACAAAGTTTAATAAACATTTTCTCACAATCGTGGCATTCTTGCTATCCCAATATCAAGAACTAGCtgtcaaaatcaaaagttaGTTTAAAACTAGTAATGTTTTAAAGTTTGCAGTGTTGTTCATAACACAGTTGGTTTacccaccgtccctccacccatggTGGTTTACCCAAGGTACTGTCACTTTATGTGTTACAAGCAAGTTCTGGTGGGACTGCATGGGTATAGGGAGTGCACGGTTGATCTCTAACAAGTGTTTAAGTTAAAATGTCTTTGTAAAACCTCTACATCTCAGTGACTTTAAATATCTGGTTGGTAAATGAAAAGAGATTTGACACACTATACCAAAACAAATACACGTAGCCACCGATAATGGGTTTCCAGGAAGCTCAGTGCAATATAGAATGTGAAGGTAGCCAAGACAGGATACTGAGAAATTTAATAAGTGTCGTATTTCTGCTGATAGGAGAAAATAATTGTCAAGATGTGTAACATGTAAACAACGTGCACTTCTGAGATATGGTGTTGATGCTCGACAAAGTCAATTAACTCGGTGTTGTTAACTCCTGGTCAAAAGTATGTGTTGTGATAGCATTTTCCAAAGGTCAGTAAGTCATCAGCGCCATAGTTATGTATGTAAACCCTCTACAGATATTGGTATATAAAGCCTATTCGGTTATGCGCTCTAGATCTGTAAACCTTACGCTTCACATGACTTGGTAGCCCCCGTCAAAAGTGGATTTCAGTTATCCACGACTCAGACATGACTGTCTGAGACCATGGaggtctctactacctccatgctgagACTATCATGCATGTAAACATATGATGCACAGTGTGATCGAAGTTCAGACAAACTGCCAACAAATACTTACCCAGGCATGAGCCTTGGTGGTATATACGTTGCATTGTGCGTCGTAATCAGGGTGCCAGCGCTCCTCGACATCTTTCTTCGAGCGTGGATCGCTTTTTTTCCgccaaaattaaaatgttttggGGGTCTAGAGCTTGCTTGTGATCGTCTCGGTACGGTAACACAAGGCAATGCGGAAGTGAAGTACGGGCTTGTGGGTAAACACTGGTTGCTATGGACGTGTGTATTCATTCACCGAAAGAAGTTCGTCATGATAAAGAATAAAGGCACCgacttttgtgaaatttcaaataatttgaagAATATGGAGAGTTTAATCAATCATGAAACTTCGAGATATATGTTCTGTGATCGTAATTATTGCTTAAACCTAACATGCACTATATTATCTGCCGGCCGCCCAAGGAAACAACTCGACTGAGACTTTGGAAAGCGTCCGTAGTAACATGAAGTCGCGCCCTCTATGGCCACTATATCAATGACACAGGTTTGTCATGTTTTAGGAATATTGTCCTCGGATGTAGGTGTATACTATTAGTTATGTACATGCTGTAAAAGCGAACAATTCAAACGCTTGTTTGATAAGGCAGTAGTGAAGAAAATATATGTAAGTTTGTTGCGCCCTCTAGATCTTTTACAATGATGATGCAGCGACGCATAATTTTTTGgggattatttttcttttttgaggGTCTTGTGTTCAAGTCGTTTGTTAGAGATCACATCCACTCAAGAAAATACGAATTTTTACATGCAGGGTTAATTGTCAGCCATATTTCGCaagatgaaaatgaattaaGATGAAGATGAATTAAGAATTTAAGAACTGTAGGCCTACAGTGCGTAGCTTATATGTGATCCTTTTAGATCGCCGTCAACATTTTACGTCGTGCCCAATGCTGTCACAACTTGAAGCAGACATGAAAAGGGGCTTGGTGCAGGTCGTTTAGATCAAAGTTTGGCTCGTGAACGTAgaaacaaaatgtatttttcctTTTAGGCCCAATTTGATGCTCGCGAGCATGAGAATGAAAGTAAAACTTTTTTGGCCTATCAAAAAAGCTGAATTCTGTATAATACCTTGAGTAAAGTGGCTGAAGGTCAAACTTGAAAGACGACTTGAAGTTCACTTATGCGAGAGAGCAACATACGTTTTAAAGTTTCATGTAGCTGtacgtggcagggctgtgtgttaagGGCTACCGAGAACTGCGTTAAGGGCTACCGAGGACTGAGAGTTAACAGTTACTGTTAACACACAGTCGAGTTAAGTAAATTCGACGAGcgttattcatttttcaaaggATACCGTGCTCTGTTTTACGAATTTTATAGGGAGTAAAGAATACCTTGATGGAAATCTCCCAAACACTAGGCCTACCTGAAAATACCCCAACTTTACCTAATTTATCTTTAGCATGATAATCACGAGTTGTCAAGCGTACCTCCATATTCAGGAGTTCAAAAGCATGTGCTGGTGATCCAGAAGTATTGCCAAAACCACGGTCCCCTGCCTGTGTATGCTCCATCCATGTCAAGGGACCGTGGTTAAATTGATCTGCAAGTAGTGCACCCAGTCAGCATGCTAAAACTGCCAAGAAAACCAGACAAGTATCTTAGAACTGAACCAGAGGCAGTTAACATTTGCGTTTATATTAATATTGCAATCGCACTTGTTcattaaactttgaaaatcTCGAGATTTTGTTgagcattttaataatttcgaTAGTCTTAGGGGCGATATATATTATTCATTGGCTCACATTTCAGAAATGAATTATTAAGTGTTGAACAAATCATTCAAATGCTAGGCATAACCTGATGATTTAATGTTCAATAGCCATAGGTTAAATAGTCGATAAAGTTCAGTGAATTTGTTAGTCTCACCTTTGATCAGATGAAGACTCTGAGAAACATCCTAAGAAGTTTAAAACCTCTAGCAGCGACCgaaattttttcaatacttcaTTTTCCAAAATCCGTACCTTAAGTGTATTGTATATTTGGTACATGGAGGAGTTTACTTTTAATGTTTATGCTGCGTGCAGCTGTCGGGGGATGAAAGTACAAAATTAAACCAAAAGCGACATCTGTTGTGTTGTTCAATGCACACATCAAAAGTCAGGGTATATAAACAGGGGGTGATTACTCATTGCGGACGTAACAATTTCAGACAATATCTCCAATTGTCAAATGCTgttgaactgattcagcttccTCCCAACAATGGACTTTCTCCTGAacaccagagagagagagagagagagagagagagagagagagagagagagagagagagagagagagagagagagagagagagagagagagagagagagagagagatgatggGTAAAAATAGCGATCATGAGGGAGCGATAATTAATGAGCCAGTCTGGACATATAGAAAGACAAACTGATACAGAGAAAGAGAGCCCATatgcaaaaatttaattttgttaattAGATTTAGACTTGTTGCATTCAATTCCGCCATTGCTCCACGCATTTTTCATCGGCAGAGAAGCATGGCAGCAAATTTTTCTGTAGTAATGTTGTGTGCCGGGATTTTGTCAATGTTTGTCCAACCCTCCTTCTCTTAGGTTCAGAGGTCGATAAAAGTACAAAATGAATTGTATAGCGGCGATGGAATGTACTTGGTGCATTGATTGAAGTAAACGGCaatatattactaacttatCCATTGAGTAAGCTTATAGCTACAAAGTGTGGAACGTTTATGAGTGTTTATTTGAACGTTTGCTTTATTCAGCGGACAAAGTAcgcatattttttttattttatttcaaccaAAGTGTACATCACACTTCTTCTTGGGTCCCCGGTACCTACGTTTATTTAGCCCATCAGCTCTTTCCATTCCTGAGAAAATACAAATACGTTGAAATAGATGCAAAAACTAAGCAAGCTTCAAGCAATCACATTGGTCGCACAGCTAACTTTAATCTTTATATGCAAATATCGCATAAAATCACTTTCCTGAGAAACCAAACTATTAAGAAATAAGGGAGCAGTtattatttacggccgggggggggggagtcggTGGATTTTCATCGGAAACTTCGGAATTTcaactacccccccccccgccaaccatgttgaatttgagtgaccccctctctaagtctgaaattttgactgacccccaaccctacttagaaaagttaaataccaatgcatgtatttataaaatttacaaaatacagcaacagtaaacatctttcaaatcctggtgtaccctgctatattatcatcagttatctcataacagttgaaaaaggtgaaacaatcaaaatgaaattcaaaatcacaacGACATACAGAAAAGCTcacactataaccagtatcGAACCATATAGTGtattaatttggatgggtatcgtGACagagttttcactaggatatcagACTGGGCAGaaattgaaagtacaggggagaacacgcgaaaggctgagggggaaagtgtcaaagGGGGCTTCCCCTACCTTGcatgaaaaattttgagaaattgatgtttgcaatgatgcaatctaagaggtgttcaatttatttcgcacaaaaaattgagttaCCCCCTTCCTCTTCACATTTTCAGCCACCTCCTTGAAGTtatcaatttttgagtgacatcccccccccccacattcctccggcccccaggccgtaaataatgacggctccctaatcaTCTTCGCAACAGTCTAATGAATCGTGATAAAGTGCCAGTACTTTTACCTCGCCTTTTGCAAATCATTTTTATGGGTCTATTTACCCAACAACTATGGTCTCTTGTGAGTACTCCACCAATACATGTTGTGTTCGTTTTCATTCAACCAATCTCATTCGTTAACGCATGACGCTCATTTATATTCGAGCAATCATGAACTACCATGGCATTTTCCATGGGTTTCTTGGTGTAAGGAATCTAGAATTGCAATGCTTGAATTTCAGTCCTTGCTATAGCTATCACGGTTGCAGAGTGTTTGTTGAAGACTGATACGCCATACTTTTCAGGTTAATTAATCTGTGTAACGTTTACATTCGTTTTTATCCTCTATGTGTAGCCATGGCAACATTGTTGAAGACTGGTCCATTATACTTTTCAGAATAAAGCAAACATTGGTAAGAGCAACTTTCTACACGGTCAGTTGTGTTGTCAGTTTCTTTATGAATGCAAACCAACCCTCACATATTGAAAATCTATTTTTTCCGTTCCATATTATCAGTTTTCAAGCACACAATAAGCAGCTGACTTAAAGAGTGATCCAAAATCGGGTGTTGTGTTGCGTTGTCGTACTACAACGGTAACCAAATGACTGTTCAGTCACTCAACAAAACGCTGTTAAACTCATTTTATCGTGTCTGAAATTCTTCTCACTGAGTCActgatattttataattttcgaGATTCAGCCCCTGCAAAAGTATCAACAATTTAACAATATCAGCCATCCCTAGGAGGATGACTTATGAGAAAACTAAAAGATATTGTAGTTTTTCTTAAATAATTGCACATGTTGTAGATGGCAGTAAAGTAGGCAAGATGTACGAGAAAATTTAAAATCGGTGTTCTCATATTACTAGAGCTGCATCACATGTAAACGAATCACGCTCTCTGATATCGTCAGCTCGCATTACTTAATGACAAATTTCAGCCTTAAAAATACGTAGGGAGCTGATTAAGACTGGAGTATTATCATTTCCTTTCGGGCATAGATTCAGACTTTCAGCTGACAAGTGGGAAGACACAAGTCAGTTGATGATCTTGTGAAGCGTGATAttacgttgtgggttcgagtcccggttgaaaccatcgtattctcATAAACGCAGAGAGAAAGTGCCGTGTCGGTATTTCTTCCGAAGGTGCTTCCACGAGAAAGGAACATTCCGGCCGATTTATCTTGAAACCTAGCCAAGTGACGCCactttatttttgacatatagAACTTGAAGGACTTCACTAAAGGCAATTAAACTTGCTACCTAAAGTGATGGTACAATGGATACGACTAGTGAAAGACATTCAGCATTTACAACCAAATTGCAATGAGAGTATATTGAGATCATATATAGATCCAAATAATTTGCCTCATGAGATCACTAACATGTTGTCTGGTTTTTATACCGATTGTCTGAAAGTATGGTTTAACATGCAAAAGAGATAACAAAAAGACATTGTTGTGGAATTCCTTATACAGACTTTTTGTACCAGTAGTAGATCACATATTGCACACTTTTATTTTTAGTAAGGGAAG
The DNA window shown above is from Ptychodera flava strain L36383 chromosome 5, AS_Pfla_20210202, whole genome shotgun sequence and carries:
- the LOC139132860 gene encoding ciliary microtubule inner protein 2C-like, giving the protein MSRSAGTLITTHNATYIPPRLMPGYKGHCPTTKFDYGETYGHATAKYFQDYRSATLNNSKSNYSTGGQFPTIYSHNPDLVMSARDRTRERYRTAPKYQLSNLQYDREEDLSKFDTLAQQHREHYKDRTGTMQRVDYFMLPVKAEEQFKKQSAYLIQLSQSLDSAHRPNVPIGIQRRLLGKYLPKSSVRDRAMRDVHFERR